The Vigna radiata var. radiata cultivar VC1973A chromosome 6, Vradiata_ver6, whole genome shotgun sequence DNA segment TAATGGATAATTTATCATAGAcaatttttaagttttggtAAGTCACTCAGAAATTAAATTCTGTCATATACTTTATTTGGTGCACTTCAGAATTATAGTTTAAAGTgtgaagaaacaaaagataCGCCATCCCGGCGACCGAGTTTTAATTGTGTCACTTGTTTATATCAATCTTTGGgtcttcaattttttaattttattatttatcgaAAAATTTATATGCTtgaataaagatatataattattatttacttaactattttttttaagtttttaaataaaaattaagtccAGTTTAacttattagaataaaaattagtttaattagaaCTAACTATCACTACAGACgagtttatttgatttaatattcaattcaattcgaaaacaattattttttagttcaatatAACTGTTACCTATTCAATATAGTTAAATCAATTTTTGATGACCTATAATAtgaataatcaaaataaatgcTCGGTTAGGAAGATTTGTccaataaaataatcttaattgATTAACGTAAGATTTGACttatattatagaaaataacaaaatatgaatatattggTTCTGTTTacatctaaaaattaaaattaattcgttatattttaaatgaggttatatattttaaatatatttaaatttatttgttttcagaagaaatagaaaaaaacaagTTAATATTATAGCAAAAAAACGAAACTGTGATATAAGATATCCCTTACATCAAAACTACAAAATAAGGAATAATCACCGGCACTACTATtctattcataaataaaattatgaaaccTCTATAAAAGCTAGAGAAATATATCATCTAAATTGATTAAACTTCCCCGCGACAAGACATCTTCAACGAAATTGGGTTTTCAATATTGCTcctgtaacaaaaaaaaaacacaataagattcagaaataaataaaatatttgtttttatatttaaaaaaaaaaaacttttagttGAAATTACCTTAACATCCATGTAAATTAAATCAATAGGCaccaaacaaatatttttttacgtCCCGAGGCATGGCGGAGGAAGAATCATCGCATATTATCTCATAATTTTGCATTCTAGTGAAAGGAGAACATTTATCCTCTAATTCATAAGAAAACATAGATAAAAcctacaaaaaaagaaaatgaattatcACATCAgacaaaattgtaatttaattctTGTGCTACAACGATAACGATAACGTAAAGTATCATaatttgacaaaagaaaaaaaaaatacttacatgaATGATTTCTAATGACAAAGATATGGATGTTGCACTTTGCATGATTTCAAATAGCTCAATCAAAGTATATAAGGAATTAGTATCATTATCCAAGCAACgtaaatcaatatatattttctccacAAAGAGAAGATTAATCTCAGTGAGAATAGGATACAAATTATCATAACcagtatatttaaaatatttaagcctTGGTGATTGAAGCTTAAAGACAGAGTCAGATAGAAAGTACCCATTCGATATGAAACCAGACATATTTAAATCTACAAGGTGAGAGGGAGAGATTTTGAAGGTATTGATTTCAGCAGAGTACGTACAACCATGAAAATATAAAGATTCTAAATTGATACAACCCTTAAATGGATCAAAAGGGCTTTCCAATTCACAATCAAATTGACAATAACAGAGGTATAGGTGTTTAAGAGTTGGAATATCGAAATTTGCGGTATCAATTGATATGTTAGAAAGTTTGAGAGTAGTTAGAGATGTACACACAGAGAGTTTAGGAAGATCACTCATAAGAGAATAAGAATCAATTGTAAGTCCCTCAATGGTAGTGGTGACGGATGGTGTACCAATAACATGCTCAATGGTGGAGTTTACGATGAGGTCTACCATGTAGTCTCTGAAATATTCATCTTCATAACTATATAGAAACTCTAAATTAACATTGAAAATATTGATGGAAGTATCTCTGTAAGCCAAAAAATGTCttacaaaagaattaaaaatttcagGAAGATCGAATGAGTCAACAAAGTTAAGAACGGGCAGGGAAGCCCAGAGATACCTATACCGTTTGTTCAGAACAGATGTTTGAACTGTGGTTTTTGCATCAACAAAAGAAAGGATGTGTAGAATAATTTCATCAGGTAACTTAGTTAACCtatcttcttccttctcctccTTATCTTTCcccttattttctttctcttcctttgaAGACTCTTTTCTGTAAAAATTGTCTCCCTTCATTTCTGAAAACTTTTCTTGACCCTCTTCTCAAATACCTATATTTATAGTatcatgtttcatttttttttcaagaattactattattttaattttatttaaatttactttattatattttatcttctaaTAATTAAGTGTTATATAAAAAGcttttatcttaatttagtAGGATTCCGATGTTAATTCTTATCCAAGCTATACTGTAACAAGATGGTGAATAcgaaaagttattattataaataatttcaatatatatataataagaaggTGAAAAAGAGTGTGTGAGAGTAATAAAGATAAGGAAGTGtgtgataatataaatttgcaTGTGTTTAGTTTGGGAGTTGTACTGTCACAAAATCCAACCATTGAGTATCTGATATTGGCATGCGTTTTGTTTGGCAGTTTCCTATGCAGTCCTTCCATTTCTTATCTTTCAGTCATTAAACCTAATTGCTAATAAATAGTCTCAGAATATCCAAAGAACTTCGACTTTTTTATATGCACTCCAATTTCTTGTGTGGAAAATACTGTCACTAGATGATAACAAAATTTATCTACATTGTTTATCTACTTATTTTCATTGTTTATGACtcacttataatttattttcttatcttgAGTTcatactaattaatttatttgatacttaatttaaatatgtgaTATTGTATAAATGTTgaattaacaattatttatcatttcatatcattaaataaaaaatataaattatcgaTGAACTTTTATTGGCAAATTAATATCCATTGCTAAAAGTTGATTATGaggaatatttttatttatttatcaatagaATTTTTTATCGGTAAGTTGCAGTTGTCGATGGAAgtagttatttaatttattaatggaTGTTTCCATTGATAAAGTTGTAGCGTATTATTGATATTGCTCTGTATATGGAAGTTGGTATCTTGttaactttctttctttccattGATATGATTTATtgcatttattaatttttcgtttgtatgattattttttttcctttttgttgtttattgatATTGGATGAGACGAAATAATATTCTAATTACAAACAAAACACATCTTTAATAAAAGTTccttatacaatatttttattgataaaaacaaaGCTTTTATGGAGGTCATAAGactaaattctttaaaattcaaGTCTATtacaatattacttttattaataataaactcaaataaataacTCTGATTAAAAGAATGTCACAAAAATAagtccaaattttaaaatttcaatatagcCCGAATTTTCTCCTATCTAAAGGTGAGAAAAGACAAAGTCAAACAAGGTAAGGAAACAATATTAAAGATGCTAAGTTGTGCTCCATTATATTCAATGTAATAAGGCCCGATGATTAGGAATGTTAACataagaaaatgatattattttgtaaaatgataacaaaatttagaatgctttttataaattaaaattagtctatACATAAATTCACTCAGAATATAACtcttcatttttaattcaaattactTCATGTTTCAAAAgctcttaaatttattttagatctcacatttaaatttgttttaaattttccaaactCATGAGTCGCTAGTTAAACATTAATatcctaattaaaaattaactggTAAGTAAGAAAGTCATCCATCTTTTATTTtgatactattattattattattattattattattattattattatattaataatatgacATAGTAAATGAAGCTATCTTATATGTTGAAAGGGTTCAATTAGTAATAATTGAGTGCCAAAAATGAtctaaaattgtaatttattatatacagGTACAAGTACAGTCCTTATGGAagctaaaattatatataacttttaaatttattggatAATTTATGATAGATAACTTTTAAGTTTTGGTAAgtcacataataaataaatatccttTCTTTGATgcacataaaaattaatgattaaaagtataaaaaaataggttaaatatgtttttttttccttaactttcaatgaaaattgaaattagtccaTCTACAaaattttgggctaattttaattttccaactttagaaatatttcaatttagtcatttcaattgaGTTGGGTTAATTCAATttgtttaaacaaatttttaactgTTCAAAGTTCAATTAATTATGTTGACCTCTAATATTAATAACCAAATTGAAGTATGGTTAATAAGTTTTGTCTCGTTAGATAATCTTAATTGATTAATGTAACATTAAACttcctttataaaaaataacaaaaattaacatacCGTTTGTATTTACAACTTAAACATTAtctaataacttattttatatttcaaatatgagttaaatgttatttaaatttaaatgtcattagaagaaattgaaaaggaTAAGTTAATATTATGCCTAAAAAACGAAACTATGACTAGAAAAAGACATCATCTCCAtctatttaagtaaaattttatatattaatgtggcaaacaatttaatttatagagtTAACTATAGGTAAgataaaagtttttaataaaataacatagaACTATAGGtaagataaaaaagatttatCATTTACGAtagaaattgaataaatatgatatatcgCTTACATAAAGActtcaaaataaagaataatcaCCGGTACTACTATTGtattcataaagaaaaaaacaaatacattataAAACATAGAGAAATAAACACCATCATATTGGTTCTAACTCCGTTTAACTCTTCTGCGCAAAAAGAAGTCTTCAACGATATGGGTTCATTTTGAATCTGTAAGCAAAATTAACACCATAATAttcagaaaaagaaacaattgagatttttatgtttaaaagaaaaacattaaaaataacttacCTTCATatccatttaaaataaatcaacaaGATGctccaaataaataatttcttacgTCCTGAGGCATGGCAGGGGAGGAATATGGATTGCATATTACCTCAAAAGTTAGCATTCTAGTGAAAGGAGAACATTTATCCTTTAATTCATTAGAAAACATAGATAAAACCTACAAAAAAATGAATCATCACATTAGACAACATTGTAATACTATAATTATGCTACAATGATATTGTACAGCATCGTAATTTGACAAAAGATAAATACTTACATCAATGATTCTGGAAGACAAAGATATAGATTTTGCCCTTTCAATGATTTCGAATAGCTTTATCAAATTGTGTAAGGAAATAGTATCTTGAGCCAACAAACgtaaatcaatatatattttctccacAAAGAGAAGATTAATCTCAgtgaaaaaactatataaaacatGAGTAtcagtatatttaaaatattgaagcCTTGGTGTTTGAAGCTCAAAGACACAGTCAGCTTCTAATTTCCCAGCCACTCTAAAACGTGATATAGTTAAGTCTACAAGGTGGGGGTAGAGATTTTGAAGGTCTTGATTTCAAGATAGTATACACAGctatcaaaatttaaagattcCAAATTGACACAACCATTAAAGGGATCAAAAGGGTGTTGGATAAATTCACACTCAAATTGACAATGACAGAGATATAGGCGTTTAAGAGAAGGAAAATCGAAATTCGTGGTCTGACTGAATATTTGACAAAGTTTGAGAGTAGTGAGAGATGAACATACAGAGAGTTTAGGAAGTTTGCTCACAACATACTCAGCAAGAATTGTAAGTACCTCAATGGTAGTGGTGATAGATGGTGTATCAATAACATGCTCAATGATAGAATCTACCACATGATCATCATTATAAACAACAACATGGTGACAATCTAAATAAACATTGAAAACATTGGTGGAAGTATCTCTGCAAGACAAAAAATCATCTACAAAATCCTTAAAAAATATAGCATTTTGGAATGATGAGTCGTCGAAGTTAAAAACGGGGAGGGAAGCCCAAAGATACCTACACCGCTTGTTCAGAACAGATGTTTGAACTGCGGTTTTTGCATCCACAAAAGAAAGAATGTGTAGAATAATTTCCTCAGGTAACTCAGTTAACAtgtcttcttccttctccttaTTTTTCTCCTGTTTCTTTGAAGAGTCTCTTTCGTAGATATTGTCTACGTTCATTTGTAGATTTTTTGATCTCTTCATATTCTCGGCCTTCTCAAATacctatatttatagaattatttttcatttttttttcaagaattactatcatttgttttattttaattttatctaaattcactttattatattgtatcttctaattattattttttttagcaatGACACATATTAagagttatataaaaaataattatcttaatttattagGATTCCGATTTTAATTCTTATCCAAAGAATATGGCAACGAAGATggtgaaatatgaaaaattattcttataaagATAAGGAAAAGAGtgtgataatataaatttgcaTGCGTTTAGTTTGGGAGTTGTGTATGCACTCTAATTTGTTGTGTCATAAATACTGTCACAAAATACAAGGATTGAGTGTCTAATATTTGCATGCGTTTTGTTTGGCAGTTTCCTATGCAGTCCTTCCATTGCTTATCTCTCaattattaaacctaattaCTGATAAATACTCTCACAATATCCAAACAACTTCGACTTTTTCTATGCACTCCAATTTCTTGTGTGGTAAATACTGTTACTAGAACATAACAAATTGTAATTCAATTCTTGTGATACAACGACAATGTAAAGTAACATAATTTGacaaacgaaaaaaaaatacttacttcAATGATTTGGGATGACAAAGATATAGATTTTGCCCTTTGCATGGTTTCAAATAGCTCAATCAAAGTATATAAGGAATCAGTATCTTTAGACAACGAACctatatcaatatatattttctccacAAAGAGAAGATTAATCTGAGcggaaaaacaatataaataataaccagtatatttaaaatattgaagcCTTGGTGTTTGAAGCTTAAAGACACAATCAGCTTGAAAGTTACCATTCAAAATGAAACCTGATAGATTTAAATCTACAAGGTGGGAGGTAGAGATTTTGAAGGTATTGATTTCAGCAGAGTACATACAACCATGAAAATATAAAGATTCCAAATTGATACAACCCTTAAATGGATCAAAAGGGTTTTCCAATTCACACTCAAATTGACAATCACAGAGGTATAGGTGTTTAAGATATGGAATATCGAAATTTGCGATCTCACTAAATATGTTAGAAAGTTTGAGAGTAGTTAGAGATGTACATACAGAAAGTTTA contains these protein-coding regions:
- the LOC106763215 gene encoding F-box/FBD/LRR-repeat protein At5g53840-like; the protein is MKGDNFYRKESSKEEKENKGKDKEEKEEDRLTKLPDEIILHILSFVDAKTTVQTSVLNKRYRYLWASLPVLNFVDSFDLPEIFNSFVRHFLAYRDTSINIFNVNLEFLYSYEDEYFRDYMVDLIVNSTIEHVIGTPSVTTTIEGLTIDSYSLMSDLPKLSVCTSLTTLKLSNISIDTANFDIPTLKHLYLCYCQFDCELESPFDPFKGCINLESLYFHGCTYSAEINTFKISPSHLVDLNMSGFISNGYFLSDSVFKLQSPRLKYFKYTGYDNLYPILTEINLLFVEKIYIDLRCLDNDTNSLYTLIELFEIMQSATSISLSLEIIHVLSMFSYELEDKCSPFTRMQNYEIICDDSSSAMPRDEQY
- the LOC106763216 gene encoding F-box/FBD/LRR-repeat protein At5g22660-like, yielding MKGDNYYRRESSKEEKENKGKVKKEKEEDRLTKLPDEIILHILSFVDAKTAVQTSVLNKRYRYLWASLPVLNFVDSFHGPEFFEAFIRHFLAYRDTSINIFNVNLKCLYSFDDEYLVDYIVVDSIIEHIIDTPSVTTTIQVFEKAENMKRSKNLQMNVDNIYERDSSKKQEKNKEKEEDMLTELPEEIILHILSFVDAKTAVQTSVLNKRCRYLWASLPVFNFDDSSFQNAIFFKDFVDDFLSCRDTSTNVFNVYLDCHHVVVYNDDHVVDSIIEHVIDTPSITTTIEVLTILAEYVVSKLPKLSVCSSLTTLKLCQIFSQTTNFDFPSLKRLYLCHCQFECEFIQHPFDPFNGCVNLESLNFDSCVYYLEIKTFKISTPTL